In a single window of the Geotrypetes seraphini chromosome 11, aGeoSer1.1, whole genome shotgun sequence genome:
- the SNAI1 gene encoding zinc finger protein SNAI1, producing MPRSFLVKQHFSASKKPNYSELESQTVIVSPYLYETYPFPIIPQPEILSAGTYCPSLVWDTGLLSNFFTSEPEYPPSVASSKEDSKPLDLTSLSSEDDDGKTSEPPSPASSATEAEKFQCNQCNKSYSTFAGLSKHKQLHCDSQTRKAFSCKYCEKEYVSLGALKMHIRSHTLPCVCKICGKAFSRPWLLQGHVRTHTGEKPFSCTHCNRAFADRSNLRAHLQTHSDVKKYQCRTCSRTFSRMSLLHKHEETGCSGTR from the exons ATGCCGCGGTCGTTTCTCGTGAAGCAACATTTCTCGGCCAGCAAGAAGCCCAACTACAGCGAGCTCGAAAGCCAGACAG TGATCGTTTCCCCCTATCTGTATGAGACGTATCCTTTCCCGATCATCCCCCAGCCGGAGATCCTCAGTGCAGGGACTTATTGCCCATCTCTCGTCTGGGACACTGGACTGCTGTCCAATTTCTTCACCTCCGAGCCCGAGTATCCCCCGTCCGTCGCCTCTTCCAAGGAAGACTCGAAACCGCTCGATCTGACCTCCTTATCCAGCGAGGACGACGACGGGAAAACCTCCGAGCCCCCCAGCCCGGCCTCGTCGGCCACCGAAGCGGAGAAGTTCCAGTGCAACCAGTGCAACAAGTCCTACTCGACCTTCGCGGGGCTGAGCAAGCACAAGCAGCTGCACTGCGACTCCCAGACCAGGAAGGCTTTCAGCTGCAAGTACTGCGAGAAGGAGTACGTGAGCCTGGGCGCCCTGAAGATGCACATCCGAAGCCACACGCTGCCCTGCGTTTGCAAGATCTGTGGCAAGGCGTTCTCCAGGCCGTGGCTCCTCCAGGGCCACGTCAGAACCCACACAG GGGAGAAGCCGTTTTCCTGTACACATTGTAATAGGGCTTTTGCCGATAGGTCTAACCTCCGAGCGCACCTGCAGACACATTCCGATGTGAAGAAATATCAGTGCAGAACCTGCTCTAGGACTTTCTCTAGAATGTCGCTGCTTCATAAACATGAGGAAACAGGATGCTCTGGAACCCGCTAG